In Marinomonas maritima, the genomic stretch TTCTGAGGAAGCGTCACATCCTTCATTAATCGCTTTACACACCGTGTAACGAGGACTATCAGGGTCTTCTCGTTGGGCTTTTTCTTTGTAATCCACCCATAGCTGGTAGTACTGATCGTCCACTCGAAAATAGAATGAGGCACAAGTGTCATTCTCATAGCGGCAATCTTTTAACGTAACAGGGAGATCGCTTGACTTAAAACCCAACTCAAATCGGCTCATCATTTATCCTTAAAATCATATTAACGGTATATAAAACGGCTTCCCAAGTTAAAGTAATGCAATAGATCCCAAGACTCACTCTGCATCGTGAGAACTCACGTCGTTGCTATCTTGTGTCGTATGTCGATGTCATCGACACATCAAGTTGTCATGTCGAAATTCTTTTACTTTTTCGACATGATAAGGAGCAAATCCTTATGACATGTCTATTTTTTCGTGTTTTTTAAACATATCTAAAATCACCCCAACAAGCCTTTATTGTCTTGCCAGCAGGCATCCAGTTGTTTCTCGATCAAACGCACGGTATCGGGTTTCACGCCTAACGATAAAGCGACGTCACGAAAGCCAGAAAGAGATTCTACGACTTCTTCTATCGCGTGTTGGGCTTGTTTCCAGTTCGCAAAGCTGGCGGTCGTGGCGAGTTTTTGAATGGCTTTTAATGGTGGTTTTTTGCCGTAACCCGCAAATGACGTGGCTTGTTCGCCAAATGGATGAGGGCTAAAAGTAACATCGTAAAAAGGGGCTGGTTGCCAAGTGCCCTTATCGTCTTGTAAGAAGGCCCAGTTTTTACTGTGGTCGTCCTGATTACAGGCAAATAGGTTAAACATGGCACGACGAAATTGCATTTGACCGACCATAGGCGATTTACAAAGGTGTCGACTGAGTTTAATCAAGTCTTCGTAATCTAAACTTGGCGTCCGAAAGTCAGAATCTAATAAGCCGCATACACTGTGCATGTGTAATCGACCTAGCGAACCTTGTCTGTTTAACACTCGATCAAAGCGTTTTAAAGCCAGCCAATGGCTAGCGCCAGATTTCGCAGGCGCCTCTATTAGCTTCCACTCTTGAGGTTGAAGTCCTGCTTTTGCTGCCAATGATAGGTAAGCCGCTTCACATCCCCCTTCTTCATGACCGAGCGCTAGATTTTTTGAGGTAAACTTTACTAACCAAGCTTCATCATTTTTTTGAGCTTGAGTCCGCCAACAAGTTGGTTGATCTGGACCAAGATACACTTGGGCTTTTGGCCTTGCTCCACCAGAGCTACCAGCAGCAACCAAAGCAGCCAATACCTCTTCGGTTTGTCCGTCAAACAGGCTTTGCGCTTCTAAACCAAGTATCTGAATATCTATATCGCTATCATCGTATTGCTTAAAGTCCGACTCAGGGCTAAAGGAAAGCGCACCCATCGCAGAATCTCCGACAAAAGTGAGCCTGTCCATTGCCGTAATTTGTGCAGGCAAAATATCATGCTGACGAAATATTCTGTCTTGTAATAGCAGCCCCCAGCCATCGGGTAAGCTGTCGCCAAACACACCATGAACACCGTGATGGGGCGTTTTTGGCGCCCGTTGTAAATCAGTATTAGCGTTTAGAGTAATAGGCGATACGTTACCAAATTGCTGAATATAATCCGCGTCGTACTGAAAAAAAACGCCTTGTTGGTTTTGCGCTAATCTTCCAACATTTACTCTATTTCCTGTTGATAGAGTGCGCTGAACCACTAGTTTTTGAATCGGTTTAAAAGCCATCTTTCAGCACCTCTTCTATGGACGTTGGCATGCTAGGTTGGTTGCTGGTGTTTTGAGTCAGGGCAAAGAGCCGCGATAGATCATCGAGGCTTTGCCAGAGTAGTAATAACTGGCGAAAGGAAATTTGTCCTGTCAGTTCGAACTTTTTAATGGTGGACGCGGGTACACCACTGCGCTCGGCCAACCCATCGCGAGACAGCTTTGCCTGCTTCCGCAGACGACGAAGATGAGCCGCAAACGCGTGCTGTACATCGTTATCATCCAGTAACAGAAAGTGATTCATAGAAATAAGCGTTCATCCAAATAGATACAATGGTATCTATTATAGGTTAATAATGAATTTTTTGGACATTATTGTATCTATTGAATAATTTATTATTATTTATATTTTCCATCCCGTCACCGAGAACGCATTTTTTAATGCTTCAAAAAGCCATTGATGTGCAGGCCCGCGTTTGGCGCCTTTTTTAAACACAAGATCCACGGGTGCTGACCACGGTTTGTGGTCAAACGCTACGTCAATCTTACAAATATCACCTTGTTCAACCAGCGGATGAACCAAAGATGCAGGTAAGTAGGCCCAGCCTATTTGCTGTTTCACCAGTTCCAAAACAGCGTAATTGCTAGAACACCACCATGCACTGGGTGTCATGCTAATCAGGGCTTGGGGTTCTTTTTTTAGCGATCCGCGCACGGCAATTTGTCGAAATGGTACAAGGTCTGATTCAGACAATACTCGCTGCGCCGCCAACGGAAAATCCACATGACATACGGCAATAAAATCCACACCACCCACGTAGCAAAAATCGACTTGTTTGTTCGCTTCCACTTCTGAAAACATCACGCCAATATCGACATTGCCATCGGCAACCGCATGGATGATGTCGGGGGAGGCCAGAGACACGAGGTCGAGCTGAACATAAGGAAAGGTAAGCGCGAATAGTTTGAGAGCCGCCGACACATTGGGCGCCAATAACGCATCGTCCACAGCTATGGTGAGCGCACTTTCTTCTTTGCGTAGGATGGATTCGGCGATTTTTTCAAACTCATGAGATTGCGCTAAAAGGGCTTTCGCGCTGCGCAGTAAGCGCTCTCCTTCTGGGGTTAATATCGGACTGCGTGACGATCGATCAAACAGCTCGACGCCCAAATCGACTTCTAGATTGCTTATCCCATGACTAACAGCAGACTGCACTTTTCCCAGCTTTCTTGCGCACGCTGAAAATGACCCTAGCTCTGCGGATAACACCAGCATTTTGATTTGTTCTAAACTTAACATATGAATAATATCGATGGTTATTAACTTTTAAACATCATAATTATTGATAGTATAAAAATCAAATTCGTTCACTCACTCTCCTATATTCATCGTAAGGAACCATAAAAATGAGCTGGTTATATTTGCTGCTTGCTGGCATTACAGAAATGGGTTGGCCTATTGGATTAAAGATGGCGCAATCTGGAGAATCGAAAATCACGGGCATTGCCATCGCGATTTTCTTTATGACTATAAGCGGTACGCTTCTTTGGTTGGCGCAAAAAGAGATTCCCATGGGGACCGCTTACGCTGTTTGGACTGGAATTGGGGCGTCGGGCACTTTTCTGATAGGAATTTGGCTGTATGGTGACCCTACGTCGTTAACGCGTTATCTTGGCGTATTGTTCATCATTCTCGGCGTGGTTGTATTGAAGTTTGCACACTAACGCCCCCATCGCTCTACCCGATATTGTCTTGGAGATTTCCCCAACGCTTTTTTAAAGAAGGTAATAAACGCGCTAACGGATTCATAACCAAGCTCTTCTGAGATGGTTTGCACTGGTGTATTAACCGCCAGTTTCTGCAACGCGAGAACAATGTGAAGCTGACTGCGCCATTGTCCA encodes the following:
- a CDS encoding helix-turn-helix domain-containing protein, which encodes MNHFLLLDDNDVQHAFAAHLRRLRKQAKLSRDGLAERSGVPASTIKKFELTGQISFRQLLLLWQSLDDLSRLFALTQNTSNQPSMPTSIEEVLKDGF
- a CDS encoding type II toxin-antitoxin system HipA family toxin gives rise to the protein MAFKPIQKLVVQRTLSTGNRVNVGRLAQNQQGVFFQYDADYIQQFGNVSPITLNANTDLQRAPKTPHHGVHGVFGDSLPDGWGLLLQDRIFRQHDILPAQITAMDRLTFVGDSAMGALSFSPESDFKQYDDSDIDIQILGLEAQSLFDGQTEEVLAALVAAGSSGGARPKAQVYLGPDQPTCWRTQAQKNDEAWLVKFTSKNLALGHEEGGCEAAYLSLAAKAGLQPQEWKLIEAPAKSGASHWLALKRFDRVLNRQGSLGRLHMHSVCGLLDSDFRTPSLDYEDLIKLSRHLCKSPMVGQMQFRRAMFNLFACNQDDHSKNWAFLQDDKGTWQPAPFYDVTFSPHPFGEQATSFAGYGKKPPLKAIQKLATTASFANWKQAQHAIEEVVESLSGFRDVALSLGVKPDTVRLIEKQLDACWQDNKGLLG
- a CDS encoding DMT family transporter produces the protein MSWLYLLLAGITEMGWPIGLKMAQSGESKITGIAIAIFFMTISGTLLWLAQKEIPMGTAYAVWTGIGASGTFLIGIWLYGDPTSLTRYLGVLFIILGVVVLKFAH
- a CDS encoding LysR family transcriptional regulator, which produces MLSLEQIKMLVLSAELGSFSACARKLGKVQSAVSHGISNLEVDLGVELFDRSSRSPILTPEGERLLRSAKALLAQSHEFEKIAESILRKEESALTIAVDDALLAPNVSAALKLFALTFPYVQLDLVSLASPDIIHAVADGNVDIGVMFSEVEANKQVDFCYVGGVDFIAVCHVDFPLAAQRVLSESDLVPFRQIAVRGSLKKEPQALISMTPSAWWCSSNYAVLELVKQQIGWAYLPASLVHPLVEQGDICKIDVAFDHKPWSAPVDLVFKKGAKRGPAHQWLFEALKNAFSVTGWKI